A region from the Vicia villosa cultivar HV-30 ecotype Madison, WI linkage group LG3, Vvil1.0, whole genome shotgun sequence genome encodes:
- the LOC131655419 gene encoding serine carboxypeptidase-like 45: MAFPILLLHLTFFTLKVFSSHSHPHSHADRIISLPGQYQNIAFQQFSGYITVDDKEHKSLFYYFAESETNPSSKPLVLWLNGGPGCSSLGVGAFSENGPFRPNGEFLIKNEHSWNKEANMLYLETPIGVGFSYAKGSSAYTTTVNDEETARDNLVFLERWFDKFPQYRNRDLFLTGESYAGHYVPQLAKLMIEMNKRNKIFNLKGIALGNPVLEYATDFNSRAEFFWSHGLISDSTYNMFTRVCNYSRYVREYNRDSVSSVCSNVMGLVSKETSRFVDKYDVTLDVCISSVLSQSKVISPQPQQAKEMIDVCVDDKVTNYLNRRDVQEALHAKLVGVRKWDVCSNVLDYDLLNLEVPTLPIVGSLIRAGIKVLIYSGDQDSVIPLTGSRTLVQKLARQIGLNTTVPYRVWFERQQVGGWTQVYGNILSFATVRGAAHEAPFSQPERSLVLFKSFLEGTPLPEVF, translated from the exons ATGGCATTTCCTATCTTACTTCTTCATCTTACTTTTTTCACCTTGAAGGTTTTCTCTTCTCATTCTCATCCTCATTCTCATGCAGACAGAATCATTTCCCTCCCTGGACAATACCAAAACATAGCCTTTCAACAATTCTCAGGCTATATCACAGTTGATGACAAAGAACACAAGTCACTTTTTTACTATTTTGCTGAATCAGAAACCAACCCTTCTTCTAAGCCTCTTGTTCTTTGGCTCAATGGTGGACCTGGCTGCTCTTCTCTTGGAGTTGGTGCATTCTCAGAAAATGGACCCTTTAGACCAAATGGTGAATTTCTCATCAAAAATGAACATAGTTGGAACAAAG AGGCCAATATGCTGTATTTGGAGACACCAATTGGAGTTGGATTCTCTTATGCAAAAGGTAGTTCTGCTTATACAACAACAGTGAATGATGAGGAAACAG CTAGGGACAATCTAGTGTTCTTGGAAAGATGGTTTGATAAGTTTCCTCAATATAGAAACAGAGATTTGTTTCTAACTGGTGAAAGCTATGCAG GTCATTATGTTcctcaacttgcaaagcttatgATTGAAATGAACAAAAGAAACAAGATATTCAATCTCAAAGGCATAGCT TTGGGGAATCCTGTTCTGGAATATGCAACTGATTTCAATTCAAGGGCTGAATTCTTTTGGTCTCATGGACTGATATCTGATTCAACTTACAATATGTTCACTAGAGTGTGTAATTACTCTCGCTATGTTCGTGAGTACAATAGAGATTCTGTTTCATCTGTTTGTTCAAATGTTATGGGATTGGTGAGCAAAGAGACTAGTAGATTTGTGGATAAATATGATGTCACTCTTGATGTTTGTATTTCCTCTGTGTTGTCACAATCTAAGGTTATTTCTCCTCAACCTCAA CAAGCAAAAGAGATGATAGATGTGTGTGTGGATGACAAGGTTACAAACTACTTAAACAGGAGAGATGTGCAAGAAGCACTTCATGCAAAGCTCGTCGGAGTTCGCAAGTGGGATGTATGCAGCAA TGTTTTGGACTATGATTTGCTTAACTTGGAAGTGCCAACACTTCCTATTGTTGGATCACTAATAAGAGCTGGAATTAAGGTCCTAATTTACAG tGGTGATCAAGACTCAGTGATTCCACTGACTGGAAGCAGAACCTTAGTTCAAAAATTGGCCAGACAAATAGGACTGAATACAACAGTCCCTTACAGGGTCTGGTTTGAAAGACAACag GTTGGTGGATGGACTCAAGTGTATGGAAATATTCTGTCATTTGCCACAGTGAGAGGTGCTGCACATGAAGCTCCTTTCTCACAGCCAGAAAGATCACTCGTGCTATTCAAATCATTCTTGGAAGGAACCCCTTTGCCTGAAGTTTTCTGA